The following nucleotide sequence is from Candidatus Rokuibacteriota bacterium.
ACCGCCTTCGCCGACGGCGACAGTGTCTGGGCGTACTGCAGCGCCTGGATCACCCCCTTGTGCAGATCGCCCACCAGGACCAGCACCGTGTGGTGCATGGGCGCCGGGGCGACGTAGCCCTCCACGGAGAGCTGCCCGGCCACCTGCTGGTAGTGGCGGTGGATCATGACGAACACCGCGACGAGGAGCGGGATGAGGAACACGACGATCCAGGCGCCGTGGGTGAACTTGGTGGCGGCGATCACCAGCATCACCAGCCCGGTGACGGACGCGCCCACGGCGTTCACCCACCAGCGCCACCACCACCCCTCCTCGCGGCGGGTGAGCCAGCGGCGCACCATGCTGGCCTGGGAGAGCGTGAAGGAGATGAAGACCCCCACCGCGTAGAGCGGGATCAGGGCATGGGTGTCGCCCGAGAAGACCACGATCAGCAGGGCGGCCGTCCCGCCCAGGATCAGGATGCCATTGGAGAACACGAGGCGGTCGCCGCGCGTCCCGAACTGGCGCGGGATGAACCCGTCGCGCGCCAGGAAATACGCGAGTCGGGGGAAGTCGGCGAACGAGGTGTTGGCCGCGAGGACCAGGATCAGCATCGTCACCGCCTGGATCTCGTAGTAGAGGAGGCCGCCGCCGAAGACCTGCCGCGCCAGCTGCGAGACCACCGTCTCCTGCCTGGGGACGATCCCGTGGTGATGGGCGAGGAAGGTGATCCCCATGAACAGGGCCACGAGGATGAGGCCGAGGTACCCGAGGACGGTGCGCGCGTTCCGGGACTCGGGCGACTTGAACGCGGGCACGCCGTCGGAGACGGCCTCGACGCCTGTCAGCGCCGTGCACCCGGCGGCGAACGCCCGGAGGACGAGGAAGAGCGTCACCGCCTGCATGCCCTCGCCGCCCGCCGCCGGCGGCGTCGGCGCCGGCGCGGACACCGCCCAGCCGAGCATCCACCCCATGAAACCGTAGGCCAGCATCCCGGCGAAGCTCACGATGAACAGATACGTGGGCAGCGCGAACAGCGCGCCCGATTCCCTGATGCCCCGCAGGTTCGCCGTGGCGATGATCGCGATGCACAGGACGCCCAGCACCACGCGGTACCCGTAGAGCGCCGGGAAGGCGGAGGTCACCGCCGCCACCCCCGCGGCCACGCTCACGGCCACCGTCAGGACATAGTCGATGAGCAGCGCGCCCCCGGCCACGAGGCTCGGCAGCGCGCCGAGGTTGTCCTTGGTGACGATGTAGGCGCCGCCGCCTTGCGGGTACGCGAGGATGGTCTGGCGGTACGAGCTCACCACCACGACCACCAGCAGGGCGATGGCGACACCGATCGGGATGGAGTGCCCGAGGGCCCCCGTCCCGGCCAGCACCAGGACGAGCAGGATCTCTTCCGTGGCGTACGCGACGGACGACAGGGCGTCGGAGGCGAACACGGCGAGCGCAGTCCGCTTCGAGAGGCGCTCGTGGCGCGCCTGCGCGGTGGCCAGCGGCCGGCCGACGAAGAGCTGCTTGAGGGCGTTGAGTCGCACGGAGGGGCTCCGAAGGCCCTACGCTAGAGGGCCGACTCTCCCTTGTCAAGCAACGGGGCGCGGCCCCGGCCCTTCGCGAAACTCCGGGATCGGCGCGTCGGCCCGCGTCGCCGCCGGCGCAAGAATCGTGGTCCGCTTCGTCAGAAGGGCTGGGGCATCCGCTCGGTCCGGGCCATCCGCTCGAACGAGGCGTACTCGGAGATGAAGGTCAGCTTGACCGTGTCCACGGGGCCGTTGCGCTGCTTGCCGATGATGAGCTCGGCGACCTTCTCGCCGTCCTCGGACTGCAGCCCGTACCGCTCCGGGCGGTACACGAACAGGATGAGGTCGGCGTCCTGCTCCAGCGCCCCCGACTCGCGCAGGTCGGAGAGCTGCGGCCGGTAGTCCTTCGACTGCCGCGCCTCCACGGCGCGCGACAGCTGCGACAGGGCGATGACCGGCACGGTCAGCTCCTTGGCCAGCGCCTTGAGCGAGCGGGAGATCTCGGAGATCTCCTGCTGGCGGTTCTCCGGGGTGCGCCCGCGCATGAGCTGGAGGTAGTCGATCACCACGACGTCGAGGCCGTGCTCCGCCTTGAGGCGCCGGGCCTTGGCCCGCGCCTCCAGCACCGACAGCGCCGGCGAGTCGTCGATGTAGATGGGGGCCTCCGCGAGCCGCCCCGCCGCATGCGTGAGGCGGGTCCAGTCCCGCGGCTCCAGGTAGCCGGTGCGCACCTTGTGGGAGTCCACGCGCGCCTCGGCGCAGAGGAGCCGCTGGACCAGCTGTTCCTTGGACATCTCGAGGCTCAGCACCAGCACGCGCTTGTGCTGCTCCACGCCGGCGTACTTGGCGACGTTCAGGGCGAAGGCGGTCTTGCCCATGGAGGGCCGCCCCGCGATGATGACGAAGTCGCTCGGCTGGAAGCCGGAGGTCAGCCGGTCCAGCTCGTCGAAGCCGGAGGCGAGCCCGGTGATATGCTCCTTCCGCTCGTACAGCCGCTCGATGTGCTCGAAGGCGTCCTTGAGGATGGCCCGCACCGGGATGGCAGAGCCCTGCATGCGGCGCTCGGAGATCTGGAAGATGAGCCGCTCGGCGTCGTCGAGCAGCTTGTCGACGTCGTCGGTGGCGGCGAAGCTCTGCCCGATGATCTCCGTGGCGATGCGGATCAGGTCCCGCAGGAGCGCCTTCTCCCGGACGATGCCGCCATAGGCGAGCAGGTGGGCGGCGGTGGCGGCCTCCTCCACGAGGGCCGCGAGGACCGCCGGCCCGCCGATCTCCTCCAGCGCGTTGCGGCGGCGCAGCTCCTCCGAGAGCGTGAGGAGGTCCACCGGCTCGTTCCGCTCGAAGAGGGCGATCATGGTGTCGAAGATCTTCCGGTGGCCCTCCTTGTAGAAGTCGGAGGGCCGGAGAAGCTCGACGGCCTTCGGGAGACTCTCGCGCTCGAGCAGGATGGCGCCGAGCACGGCCCGCTCCGCCTCCAGACTGTGCGGGGGGATCTTGGAGGTGAGCAGATCCTCGAGCGTCGCCACGCCTACTCCCGGCTGACGATGACCTTGAGGTGAGCCGTGACGTCTCCGTGCAGGCGGATGGGGACGCTGAACTCGCCCAGGGCCTTGATGGGCTCCTCGAGCGCGATGCGGCGCCGCTCGACCTCGAGCCCGTGCTGGCCGAGGAAGGCGGCCACGTCGGCCTTGCCCACCGACCCGAAGAGCCGCCCCTCGTCCGAGGCCTGCCGGCTCTGGGCGAACGTGAGCGCCTCGATGGCCTGCGCCTGCCCCTCGGCCGCCGCCCGCAGCGTGGCGGCCCGGCTCTCCTGGCGCGCCTTGATGGAGTCGAGGTTCTTGAGGTTGGCCGCAGTGGCGTTGAGCGCAAGGTTGTGAGGCAAGAGGTAGTTGCGGGCGTAGCCATCCGCCACGTCCCGCACCTCGCCGCGACGGCCGAGCTTGGGCACGTCGTCAAGGAGGATGATCTTCATCGCGGACTCCCGGGCCTCACTCTGCCGTGTAGGGGACGAGCGCGATGGTGCGCGCCCGCCGGATGGCGTGGGTCAGCTGGCGCTGGTGCCGGGCGCAGCTTCCGGAGATACGCCGCGGGGTGATCTTGCCCCGCTCGGAGACGAAGTTCCTGAGTCTCCGCACGTCCTTGTAGTCGATCAGATCGACCTTGTCGACACAGAACTTGCAGACCTTGCGCCGCCCGAACCGGCGGCGCTTCGCTGGCTTGCTGATCGGGGGAATGGCTCGTTCCTCCTAGAAGGGGACGTCCTCGTCCCCCTCGCTGAGTGGTTCCACGGCGTCGGGCGCGCCCGTCGCGGCCGGGGCCTTGCTCCGGCCCATGAACTGCACGCGCTCGGCCACCACCTCGACGACGTTCCGCTTCTGCCCGTCCTTCGTCTCCCAGTCGCGGGTCTGGAGCCGTCCCTCGACCATGATCGGGCTGCCCTTGTCCAGGTACTCCCCGCAGCTCTCGGCCTGCTTGCCCCACACCACGACGGTGAGGAAGCAGGTGTCCTCCCGCTTCTCCCCGCTCTGCGTGGTGTAGCGGCGGTTGACCGCGAGCCGCAGATCCGCCACCGCGCTGCCGCTGGGCGTGTAGCGGAGCTCCGGCGGCCGCGTGAGGTTGCCGATGAGAAAGACTCGGTTGAGGCTCGCCATCAGACGACCTCCTCGGCGACCGGGGCCTCCGGCTTCGGCACGGACCGCGCGCGCCTGCGCACGGGGACGCGGGTCGTGACGTAGCGCAGCACCTGGTCGTTCAGCTTGAGCTGGCGCTCGAACTCCTTCACGACCGCCGGGGTGGCGGAGGCCTCGATGACGGCGTAGGTCCCCTCGCGCTGCTTGCGGATGTCGTACGTCAACCGACGCTTGCCCCAGTTCTCCACCTTGCCGAGCTGCCCGCCCAGCGTCGCGAGGTTCTCCTGCACCCGGGTCAGGAGCGCCGCGACCTCCTCGTCGGTGGGTCGCGGATCAAAAATCATCAGGATCTCGTACGGGTACAGCGGCTTCACCCCCCTTGGGCACTGCAAGACGCCATTCAGAAAGCGATTCACGTTACCAGAGCCCCCGCCACAAGGCAAGCGCGCCGCCCACCGCGGCGATCAGGAGGAGCCGGCCCGCCCGGCCTCCCGCTGGCGCTCTGTCTCCCTGCGTACACCGCTTGCACGGAGACGGTCAAGACGTGGACAAAAAGAGACACGGCCCCTGCCGTTCCCGGCAGGGGCCGTGCCCCTTCCCCGCGCGAGTCGCGGGTCTAGTACATGTCCCCGTGCGGCATCGGCGGAGCCGCGGCAGGCTTCTCCTCGGGCAGATCGGTCACGAGCGCCTCCGTGGTCAGCAGCAGGCCCGCCACCGAGGCGGCGTTCTGCAGCGCCACGCGCTCGACCTTCGTCGGGTCGATGATCCCCGCCTGGATCATGTCCACGAACTCCAGGCCCT
It contains:
- a CDS encoding 30S ribosomal protein S18, which produces MSKPAKRRRFGRRKVCKFCVDKVDLIDYKDVRRLRNFVSERGKITPRRISGSCARHQRQLTHAIRRARTIALVPYTAE
- a CDS encoding single-stranded DNA-binding protein, with the protein product MASLNRVFLIGNLTRPPELRYTPSGSAVADLRLAVNRRYTTQSGEKREDTCFLTVVVWGKQAESCGEYLDKGSPIMVEGRLQTRDWETKDGQKRNVVEVVAERVQFMGRSKAPAATGAPDAVEPLSEGDEDVPF
- the dnaB gene encoding replicative DNA helicase, whose amino-acid sequence is MLTSKIPPHSLEAERAVLGAILLERESLPKAVELLRPSDFYKEGHRKIFDTMIALFERNEPVDLLTLSEELRRRNALEEIGGPAVLAALVEEAATAAHLLAYGGIVREKALLRDLIRIATEIIGQSFAATDDVDKLLDDAERLIFQISERRMQGSAIPVRAILKDAFEHIERLYERKEHITGLASGFDELDRLTSGFQPSDFVIIAGRPSMGKTAFALNVAKYAGVEQHKRVLVLSLEMSKEQLVQRLLCAEARVDSHKVRTGYLEPRDWTRLTHAAGRLAEAPIYIDDSPALSVLEARAKARRLKAEHGLDVVVIDYLQLMRGRTPENRQQEISEISRSLKALAKELTVPVIALSQLSRAVEARQSKDYRPQLSDLRESGALEQDADLILFVYRPERYGLQSEDGEKVAELIIGKQRNGPVDTVKLTFISEYASFERMARTERMPQPF
- a CDS encoding APC family permease codes for the protein MRLNALKQLFVGRPLATAQARHERLSKRTALAVFASDALSSVAYATEEILLVLVLAGTGALGHSIPIGVAIALLVVVVVSSYRQTILAYPQGGGAYIVTKDNLGALPSLVAGGALLIDYVLTVAVSVAAGVAAVTSAFPALYGYRVVLGVLCIAIIATANLRGIRESGALFALPTYLFIVSFAGMLAYGFMGWMLGWAVSAPAPTPPAAGGEGMQAVTLFLVLRAFAAGCTALTGVEAVSDGVPAFKSPESRNARTVLGYLGLILVALFMGITFLAHHHGIVPRQETVVSQLARQVFGGGLLYYEIQAVTMLILVLAANTSFADFPRLAYFLARDGFIPRQFGTRGDRLVFSNGILILGGTAALLIVVFSGDTHALIPLYAVGVFISFTLSQASMVRRWLTRREEGWWWRWWVNAVGASVTGLVMLVIAATKFTHGAWIVVFLIPLLVAVFVMIHRHYQQVAGQLSVEGYVAPAPMHHTVLVLVGDLHKGVIQALQYAQTLSPSAKAVYVELDPEKTRRLEEKWGKWGCGLPLVVLTSPYRSLLTPFLAYLDHLLAHGENHIVTIIIPEFIPARWWQHLLHNQTALLIKGALLFRKNVVVTDVPYHLSR
- the rpsF gene encoding 30S ribosomal protein S6, with product MKPLYPYEILMIFDPRPTDEEVAALLTRVQENLATLGGQLGKVENWGKRRLTYDIRKQREGTYAVIEASATPAVVKEFERQLKLNDQVLRYVTTRVPVRRRARSVPKPEAPVAEEVV
- a CDS encoding 50S ribosomal protein L9, with translation MKIILLDDVPKLGRRGEVRDVADGYARNYLLPHNLALNATAANLKNLDSIKARQESRAATLRAAAEGQAQAIEALTFAQSRQASDEGRLFGSVGKADVAAFLGQHGLEVERRRIALEEPIKALGEFSVPIRLHGDVTAHLKVIVSRE